From Geoalkalibacter sp.:
GTTTGTTGATGTCCATGGTCGCTCCTTCGTTCCGAAAAGAAAGTCAATCAAGAGCGCATCAAACCGCGTGCCATCCGCGAGACGCGAGGGTTTGGCAATGATTTCGGCGCCCTGGGCTGATCGGCAAGGCGCTTGCGGCGGTCTTGCGACGTCGCTTGCGGCTCCCGTTGCCGAAATGGCGACGTTGCAAGTCCTGGCGCGCTTCTTGCTTATTAGAATTTTCTCAATATCTTTTTCTTCATTCCACCGTTCGTGCCGGAGGGCGATCACCCATGCGAAAAGTTGGATTAAGCAGCCTCAGCGTACGCGGCAAGCTCATGTGCCTTGTCATGGTTTTGACTCTCAGCGCCGCCGGGGTGGCGGGCGTCGCCTATCTGGGCTTCTCCCGGGCCAACGCGGTGCTCGACCAGATGTCCGGGCAGTTCATTCCCGCGCTGGCTCTGGTCGACGACACCGATTACCAGTTGGCGGCGGCGCGGCGCTACGAAAAGGAGCTGTTCCTGTTCTCCAGCATCAGTCCCCGCAGCGACGCGATCGTCGCCAAGCAGCAGAGCTATTTCGTCGATCTGGAGAACCGCTATCGCCTCGTCGGCGAGAAAATCACCGAAGGGCGCGCTCTCTATCTAGCCCTGGACCAGGTCGGGGGCGAACTCGCCGGGCAGGTGCGGGATCTGGAAAGCGCCTATCAGGCGACCCTCGCGGCCCTCAAGCCCCTCACCGACATGCTGCTGGCGGGCAAGACCTTTCTCGAGAGCGAAGCCACCTACGCCGTCTATCGCGACCAGGTGCGTACCCTGGAGCGCAGCGTCAAGGCCGTTCGCGACAACATTCTTGGTCAAGTGGACAGCCAAAAAGCCCAGGTCGCCGAGTTCCGTGTCTTTCTGGAGCGCACCCTGCTCGCGGCGGCCCTGGCGGTCATCATTCTCGGCATTCTGTTCGGCCTGATGCTGTCGCGACGCATCACCTCTTCCATCGATCAGTTGCTGCGGGGCATCGAAACCCTCGGCACCGGTGAATTCCAGGAAGTCAACATCAGCTCCCGCGATGAATTCGCCCGCATCGCCGAGGTGTTCAATGAAACCATGGGCCGCCTCAAGCAGTATATCCAGACCGACGCGCAACGCCAGGAAACCGAGCGCAACCTGATCCGCTTTCTGGAAATCGTCAGCGATGCCTCCGAAGGGGATCTGACCGGCAAGGCACCCGTGACGGCGGATGCCTTCGGCTCGGTGGCCGACGCCTACAACCTGATGGTGGAAAGCCTCGGCGCCCTCATCGAGGAGACCCGCGGCAAGGCCGGCGAGGTCACCGGCGAGACGCGCAAGCTGCTGGCCATCTTCTCGCAGGTCAAGGAGTTGGCCGAATCCCAGAAAATCCAGGCGGAGCAGGCGCGCGCGGCGCTGCTGCAAACCGCCGAGGCGGCCCGCCAGATCGCGGGCAAGGCGCTGCTGGCGCAGAACGTGGCGGAGCAGGTCGATGAAGCCACGGCCCTGGGCAACAGCCGCGTGCGACAGAACATGGAAGGCATGCAGTTGATCCGCGTCACCGTGCAGATGATCAACAAAAAGATGAAGTCCCTCTCGGAGCGCCTGCTGGAAATCGGCACCATTTCCGAATTGATTTCCGAGGTCGCGGTGCGCACCACCATTCTGGCCATGAATGCTTCCATCGAGGCCTCGCGGGCCGGCGAGCAGGGCCGGGGTTTTCTGGTCATCTCCGACGAGATCAAGAAGTTGGCCGACAAATCGGCCGAGGCGACCAAGCAGATCGGCGGCGTCATCAAGGCGATCCAGACCGAGGCCGGCGAGGTCACCGCGGCGCTGGAGGACGAAACCCGCACCGTCGAGGAACAGACCCGTCTGGCCAAGGACACCGGCGAGGCCTTCAGCAACATCGAGAGACAGATCGGCGCCTCGCGGCAGGTCGTCGTGGACATCTCACGCATATCCGCCGAACAGACCCAGATGACCGGCCAGGTCGTGGATGCGATGGATCTGGTGGTCGGTCTCTCCGCCCGCACCCGGGGCATGATCGATGATTCGGCGCGCATCACCGAAATGCTCCAGTCCCTCGCCGAAGTCCTGCTCGGCTCGGTGCACCGCTTCAAGCTGCCCACCTCCGCCGCCGTGCCGCCCCTTTCCCTGGAGTCCCTGAATTTGGCCCGCGCCGATCACGAGGAGATCATCGAACTCGAGGATCTGGTCGAGGATCTCCCGGAAGCCGCGAACCTGCGTGCCTGACCGACCGGCGCCGACCCGCGAAAAAAAGCCGCGATCCCCGGAGGTTTTCCGGCGGATCGCGGCTTTTTTTGTGGGTTGCGCCAGAAAAGATCAGGCCGGCTGTTTTTGCGCCAGGCGCTCGCGAATCAGGCCGACCAGGGCATTCTCATCAAAGGGCTTGACCAGGTAGGCGCAGGCGCCCAGGCTCAGGGCCTTGTCCTGATGCTGGCGTCCGGCGCGCGAGGAGAGCACCGCCACCGGCGTCGTCCCCAGCACGCCGCGGCGCCCCAACTCGCGCAGCAGCTCATATCCGTGCATTACCGGCATTTCCAGATCGGTCAGGATGAAATCAACGGGCTGCGCGTCGAGGATTTCCAATGCTTCCAGGCCATGGCTGGCGGTAAGCACGGCGAAGCCGTTGGCGGCCAGCATCATGCCGGCGTACTTGCGCACGCTCAGGGAATCGTCCACCACCAGAACCTGGGCGCGCTCGCAGACCGGACCGGCCGGCGCGACGGCGATGGCCTGGGGAGCGGCGAGGGGCTGGGAGAGCAGCCGCGCGGGATTGAGCACCAGACGCAGGCTGCCGTTGCCCGCCAGGCTGGTGCCGGATAGATGGGGAATCTCGCGCACGAAGGCGCCAAAGGGGCGAATCAGCGTATCCTCCTGCCCCAGCACCGCATCGACCAGCAAGGCCGCGGCCTTGCCCGCGGACTGGGTAAGAATCGCGAAACGCGGCCGCGGCGCCTCGCCGGGCAGTTGAAAGAGCTGCTTGAGGTCGATGAGCTCGACGGGCGCGCCGCGGTGGACCAGGGCCCCTCCCTGGAACTCGGCGGAGGGCAGATCGAGAATTTCACTCACCAGGTTGGCGGGAATGACGAAGAGCTGCCCCGCCACCCGGAATTCAATGACGTTGACGATGGCCAGGGACTGAGGCAGGCTCAGCACCAGGGTCGTTCCCCGTCCCGCCTCGGTACGGATGTCGATGGTGCCGTTCAGCGCCGCCAGCCGATCCATCACCACGTTCATGCCCACCCCGCGCCCCGAGGTCTTGTCGGCGCCCTCGGCGGTGCTGAAACCATGGCGGAAAATCATCTGCATCAACTCGCGCTCGGAGATGGCGGCGCCGGGCGCCAAAAAGCCCTTTTCCTCGGCTCGCCGCCGCACCCGCTCGAGCTGGATGCCGCGCCCGTCGTCGCTTACTTCCACGGCCACCGAACCGCCCAGGCGCCGGGCGCTCAGCCGCAGCGTACCGGTCTCGGGCTTGCCGGCGGCCAGCCTCTCCGCGGGCGATTCCAGGCCGTGGGCCACGGCATTGCGCAAGATGTGCAACAAGGGTTCGTAAAGCCCGTCGAACACCACCCGGTCGATGAGCGTTTCCTCGCCGGCGATGCGCAATTCCAGAACCTTGCCGCTGTCCCGGGAGAGTTCGCGCACCGTGCGGCTGAAGCGCTGAAACAGGATTCCGATGCGCACCATGCGCGCCTCGGACACCCGCTCCTTCATGTCGCCGAGCAGACGGTCGAATTCCTCGACCTTCTCGGCGAAAGCGGCGAAAAAGCTGCGCGTCGCCCCGAGCGCCTCGTTGATGTCGCTGGTGATCTCCTGCAGCTTGCGGGAGAACAGATTCAATTCATCGTAACGATCGAATTCAAGCTCCTGAAATTCCGAGATCAGCGTGTCGGCCTGCCGGGCTTGCTCCGGCAAGGCATAGGCGTAGCGCTCGGAAAAATTGCCCACCTCGCGCAGCAGTCGCTTGCCGGAAAACTGAATTTCCTCGCGCAGGTCGCGCATCGCGGCCAATTGATCGACGAGATGGGTCTTGGCGACCGTCGCCTCGCCGAGCAGGCTCATCAGCGCTTCGAGCTTGTCCGCCCCTACCTTGACGACGCCCGGGACCACCGCCTCCAGGGTCTCGGCCGCCGGGGCGCGCGGCTCATCGGGACCGCGGATGCCCTGAAAACGCGCCTCGACCTGTCGGTGGAGGTCGGCGGGTGCCTCGCGCCCCTCGGCAGCCAGCCGCACCAGATCACGAAGACGATCCAGGGCGAAGAGCATGGCCGCGATCTGTTCCGGCAAATCAACCGCACGATGTTTACCGTCCCGCGCCGCCTCAAGGGCATCTTCCAGGCGGTGGGCGACACGGCTGATGTCGTTGAGCTTCACTAGGGCCGCGGACCCTTTGAGGGTGTGAGCGGCGCGAAACAGCTCCTCGATGATCGCGGCCAAATCCCCGGGCTCTTTTTCCAGGCGCAACAGGGCGCTTTCCAGCACCGCCAGATGCTCAGCGGCCTCTTCCAGGAAAAACCGCAGGGTGCTTTCGGCAAAATGACTCATCCGCTCGCCTTTATCGCGAATCGTTGCACAAATTGTTTCAGATCGACGCGTACCCCCGCCGTCTCGGGGGAGAGACTCGGCAGATCGTCGGCGAAAAAACCAATGCGCTCGTTGCCGGCCTGGCCCACCACCAGATGGCCGGCGGGGCGCGTGCGTCCCAGGGGAGCGCTTAGGGATGCCAGGTCCACGACGGGCAGCGCCGCGCCGCGCAGGCTGATCAGGCCCAGGATGTAGGACGGCGCGAGCGGCAAGGGCACCAGCCGCGGCAGGCCCGCGATTTCCGCCATGTCCTTCATGTCGAGGAAATACTCCTGGTGCCCGGCGCGAAACCGGCAGCAGACGTTTTCCGGCGCCGCCTGAAGCGAAGACGCCTCGCCCTCTCCGGTCGCCGCCGGGAGCGCCGGGGCGCCTACTTCACCCGACAGCGGCGCGGCCGGCGCGACGATCTCCGGGGCCTCCCGCGCCGCCAGGCCCGGCGCGGCCTCGGGGGACAGGGCCGGGACGCCGGCGGCGCCGGCCCTGACGGCCTTGATCTGAGCCGCCATTTCCTTGAGGGCCGCGAACAGGGATTCGACCCTTGCGCGCGGCGGTCGGCCTTGGCTGTCGAGCAACGCCTCCAGACCGTTTTCCAGGGTTTCGGCCAGCTCCCGGATCCGCGGCAAACGCACCAGTCCGGCGGCGCCCTTGAGGGTATGGGCGCAGCGCCAGGCCTGTTCCAGCTCGCGGCGGTCGCCGTCGCGATCCGTCTTGAAACTTTGGAAATAGCCGAGAATCCCCTTGAGGTTGTCGCCCGCCTCCTCCAGAAAAATCGGCAACAGCGTCGAATGAAGCTCATTCATGGCGTAAGATTCCCCTAGGCATTTTTGACCCGCAGCAAATTGACCTTGCTCAGCGCGTAGCAAATGCGCTTGACCTCGCGCGGATCGAGGGAGCAGGCGGCGATCACTTCCCGCAGGGTCTTTCTGCCGTCGATCAGGGCAAAGACCTTGAGTTCCGGCTCGCTGAACTCATAGGGTTCGAGGGCGTCATCGTTGGTGATGAGGCGCACCAGCACCAGTTCCTCGTCCTTGAACTCCACCGCCGCCTGCTGTTTTTCGTCCAGGCGCCGCAGCCCCTCCATCAGCACGTGCAGCAGGGGAATGCGATAGGAGATGTCGCGCAGGTTGAGGGGCAGGCTCTCCTTTTCGAGAAAGAAGTTGCCCTCCTGGACATCGAGGATCTGGGCGAAGGCCTCCAGGGACTGGCGCCGCAGGTAGGCCATCAGCACCTCCGCCGCGATCACTCCCCGGCTCACCAGCATCTGGCCGACGGGGACATTGTGCTCGCGGGCCTCGGCGATGATCCGCTTGACCTCGACATCCTCGGCGGCGATGAGGCCGTCGGCGGCCAGCAGATCGGTGAGAAAATGCGCGGCATGGCCGCGCCGGCTGACGTTGGCGTAAACCAGGCACCCCTCCTCGACGAAGACCTCCGCGAAGGCCTCCCGGGAAAAGATCGTCAGCCGCCCGCCCAGGCGGGAGTTGTAGGCGAAGTTGATCAGATCCGGCAGGGGTACCTCGCCCAGGTCGCCCGAGAGAATCAGGGAGTTTTTCTTGACGAGACCCGACTGCTGCAGGGTATCGAAAAAGATGCGCTGCATGAGGACGGGAAAATCCGAGTACAGGTAGCGGCGCAAAACCCGGTCGAAGCTCTCGCCGAGATCCTCCAGGGCGACGCGGTTGCCATCGGCGCGGTTGGGGCCGGCGGGGTCGGCGCCCGGGCTTTCGTCGGCCGTCCCCCGGGCTTCCCGAAGAACCTCGGCAAGCTTATTCACCAGATCCTCCGGTTCGAAGGGCTTGGTGAAATAGTGGACCACGCCGAAATGCTTCTCGAACGCCTGGCCGACTTTTTCGCCGTGGGAGGAAATCAGAATCACCGGAATGTCGCGCATGCGCGGATCGGTGCGCAGTTCGCGGCAGAATTGCTGCCCGTTCATGTTGGGCATGACGAAATCCACCAGAATCGCCGCCGGACGGGTCTCGCGCGCCAGGGCCAGGCCCTTGGCGCCATCCTCGGCGCTGTGCACGACATAGCCCTGCTGGCTGAGGATCAATTCCGACAGACGGCGCACGGTGGGCGAATCGTCGACCACCAGGATATTGCGGTTGTTTTGCGGCATGAACTTCTCCTTGCCGGGGCAGGAGGGCTGTCGGCGATGCGCGCGGCGCGCCGAGAACCGGATACTACTTCAGATATTTCTTGACCGTCGCGAGCAACTCGGCGGGCGCCAGGGGCTTGGTGAGATATTCGTCCGCGCCCTGCCGCTCGCCCCAGAACTTGTCGCTTTCAGCGGTCTTGGAGGTGGTGATGATGATGGGAATGTGCTGGAAGCGCGGGTCCTTCTTGAGGGTGCGACAGACCTGAAACCCGTTTTTCTTCGGCATGATCACATCGAGAACGATCAGATCGACCTTCTGGGCCGCCACCTTCGCCTCGGCGTCCTCGCCATCCTTGGCCGTAATCAGTTCATGGGGAAGCACCTGCAGGGTTTTCTGCAGAAAGGTCAAATCGGTGTTGCTGTCTTCGACCAAGAGAATTTTTGCCATCTGTCCTACCTCATCGCCTGAGTTGAATTGAGAATAAAGGCGCGGAGCCTCTTCTTAGAGAAGTTTTATTATGCAACTATCCTGCCGCGCCCGCGGCCACGACCCGGTTGCGTCCGCCGTTCTTCGCAGCGTAGAGCGCCTGGTCGGCGGCCTGCAGCAAGGCCGCCGCGTCGGTGGCATCCACCGGAAAGGCCGCGACGCCCAGGCTGGCGCTGATGCAGCCCTGGGGCTGGCTTTCGCGGCCGGCGAAAGGATGATCCTGGATGAAGGCGCGAATTTTTTCCGCCAGCAACAGGGCATTGTCCTTGCCGGTTTCGGGAAGAATCAGGGTGAATTCCTCACCGCCGTAGCGCGCCGCCAAATCCGTCACCCGCACCCGCTCCTGAATGAGCCTGGCGATCTCGCCAAGCAACTTGTCGCCCGCCGGGTGCCCATGGCTGTCGTTGAATTTCTTGAAATGATCGATATCGATGAACACGATGGAAAATTGGCGGGCATGGCGCTTGGCGCGCGATAGCTCCAGGGCGAGGCTGGCCTTGAAATAGCGGTGGTTGTAGAGCCCGGTCAGCCCGTCGCGGATACTTAGTTCCTGAAACTCGCGCTTGGCCTGTTCGAGATCCTCGATTTGCCGCCGCAAGAGTTGAATTTGCTGATCCGTGCCTTCAACTTGCCGAATTTTGTCAAAAGCCCGGCGCGTCAATTCCGTGACTTCCGAGGGATCCTCAAAAGGCTTTTTCAGATAGTCGTTGGCCCCCAGACGCAGGGCCATGACCGCGGAATCCAGGGAACCGTGGCCCGTCATCATGATCACCTGGGTGGCGGGCGCCAGTTCCTTGATCTCGCGCAACAACCCCAGGCCGCCGATGCCGGGCATGACGATGTCGGAAAACACCACCGGAAAAGGTTCGGCGGAAAAAAACTCCAGGGCCTGTTCCACCGATTCCGCCAAGGTCACGGTGAAGCCGCTTTCCCCGAGAATGTGTTTCATGGCCGCCAGAACGACGCGGGAATCATCCACCACCAAAACGCGCTGCGCCTGCGCAACATTCATCGCTTACCCCCCCCCGTGCTTTTTTGCGGATCGCTCCCGGATCACGAAATCTGCCGCGACAACACCCAGGAAAGCATGGCTAGATTGCAAAATCCGCGCCGGATGCCGGAAAGGCTCTGGAGCCCCTCGGATCAGCAGGCCGGGTGCCCTGGCTGCCGGCTCAAGGTGAATGCGGGACGGGGTCAGCCGTCGAGGCGGGAGCGATCGAGGTCCAGTTTGCGCAGGTAGCGGTAGAGGGTCGCGCGATGCACCCCCAGCAGGCGCGCGGCGCCGGCGAGATTGCCCGCGGCGGCTTGGTAGGCCTGACGGATCTCCTCGGCGTCGAGATCTGCGGGGCGTGTTGAGTGGCGGGTGGAATCAGCGCCTTGCGGCGCGAGGATTTCCGCGTCAAAGACCCGGGCGCCGCCCGGCGGCAGAGAGCGAGAGGGGCGCTGCGGCTGAAAGGAGGCAAGCACCGGCAACTGGTCGTGGCGGCGCTCCACGCCCGCATCGAGGTTCCAGCCGCCCGGGGCGAAACTCTGGCGCTCCTCGATCCAGTCGCGAAAGGCGCGCGCGCCGATGACCTCGGCCTGGGTTTCCACATAGACGCGCTCAAGGACATTGCGCAACTCGCGCACATTGCCCGGCCAGAGATAGGCTTGAAGAAGTTGCAGGGCCTCGGGCGTGAGGCGGTGAATGAGGCGCCCGTATTTGCGGTTGAAGAGATCGAGGAAGTGACGCACCAGTTGCGGGATGTCCTCGACGCGGCTGCGCAGGGGCGGCACATGGATGCGCAGCACCGCCACCCGGTGATAGAGGTCGGCGCGAAAGCGCCCCTCGCTCACCGCGCGCTCCAGGGGCACGTTGGTGGCGCAGAGCACGCGCACATCGACCCGCTGCTCCTGCTCGGCGCCCACCCGCTCGATGCGCCCGGCTTCGAGCACGCGCAGCAGCTTGGCTTGGGTGTGCAGCGGCATGTCGCCGATCTCATCGAGAAACAGGCTGCCGCCGTGGGCACGCTCGAAGCGGCCGCGATGGGTGCGCACCGCCCCGGTGAACGCGCCTTTCTCGTGGCCGAAGAGTTCCGACTCCAGCAGTTCCTCGGCAATGGCGGCGCAGTTCATCACCACATAGGGTCCGGCGCGCCGCGCGCTCTCGCGATGCAGGGCGCGGGCCACCAGCTCCTTGCCGGTGCCCGTCTCCCCGGTGATCACCACCGCCGCATCGGAAGCGGCATAGAGCCCGATTTTGCGCCGCACCTCGGCCATGGCCGGACTGGCGCCGACCAGGCCGTGAAAATCCGCCGGGCCTTCGGCGGGCGGCGCCTCGGGCCGCTGAAATTTGAACAGCACGCGCCGTCCGCGATAATCCTCCGTCAGGCCGCCCGCCCGCACCTGGGCGAGCAGGGTCGTGGCGCGGCCTTGGACGGAAAAGCGCACCTGCACCCCGTCGAGAGCCTCGCCCCGCTCGGCGACCTCGCGCGCCAGCTCGCAGAGATCCGGAACGGTGTCGGGAAACACCGCCGCCAAGGAGCGCCCGGCCAACTCCTCGGGGGTCTGTCGGGACAGCTGGGCCAATTCCTGGGAAATACGCTCGATGCGCCAGGGGCCGTTGGCGCCGCGCACCACCAGATCGGGCGCGGGTACGGGAAGGTTGGAAAGAGAGGGATTTTGCGAGGACGACGCCATGGGCACTCCTGCCGGTGGTTTTCCCTAATTTAACCACCAGGCGAGCGCCCCGCAAGGCATCCTTTGGGTCCAGGCGTCTGAAATTCCTGGACAATTTGATCCAGCGGCGCCTCGTGTCGTCGCCCCCACGAAAAAACGCCCCAAGAGGGGCGTTTTTTCGTGGGAAACCGGCCCGGTCAATGGCTGGTGACCAGCGATTCCTTGTCCTGTTGCGCGCAGCGCGCCGCCAGGGCCGCCCGGCACATGGCCTCCGCCGGAGTGGCGCCCCGACCCGAGGCCACCACCTCGCCCCCGGCCAGGTTGAGCACCAGATACTCCAGCCTGCCGTCCGGCGTGCGCCCGCCGAAGCGATAGGGCGCCCCCAGCCTCGACAGAACGCTCCAGGCGCAGATCACGTCCTGGCTTGGGTTACGTTGGTCTTTCGCGTCCCACAGTTCCATTTCGATCAGCTTCTCCCTCATGGCCTCCTCCGCGTTGCCCCCTGTCCCACATAAATGACATCTCACCATAAAAAGTCTACTCTTTGCGGGAAATATTCCCCTTTCTGGTGGTTCATTATACTCCCGCGCCGGAAAATTCCAAGGGGAAAAATGGAAAATATTTTCGATAAATCAGCGGAGAACGAGGGGCGGCATACAACAGGCAGGTCGGCTGAACATCAGGGCGAGGCGAGGCGGTCGGCGAGGGTGCCCACGGTCACGGCGAAGGCGTTGGAGCGGTTCCAGCGCAGCAGCACGCGAAAGTTGTCGTAGATCAGATAGGCGGGGCCGCCGACGCCTTCGGGCAGAAGGAGGGAGGCCTGCAAATCGCGAACGGGCAGGGCGCTGCCGTCGAGGCGCCGCACGCCGAGTTTTTGCCACTGGGCGAGGGACTTGCGGGTGTCGAGACCGGCATGGCGGGCATCAAAGCCTTTGGGCAGACGCACCGGCCGCCCCCAGGTCTGATCCGCGCGCCAGCCCATGCGCGACAGGTAATTTGCGGCCGAGGCCAGCACATCGGGCACGGAACGCCAGATGTCGATGCGGCCGTCGCCGTCGCCGTCCACGGCATAGCCGCGAAAGGTCGAGGGCATGAACTGGGGCTGGCCCATGGCGCCGGCCCAGGACCCCGTCATGTTCGTGAGGGGAATATGGCCGGCTTCGACGATGCGCAGCGCCTGGAGCAGTTCGCCGCGAAAATAATCGCCGCGGCGCCCCTCGAAAGCCAGGGTCGCCAGGGCCTGGATCACCGAGAAGCTGCCGGTGTTCTGACCGTAATTGCTTTCGATGCCCCAGAGTGCGACGAGAACGCGCGGCGGCACCCCGTATTGCCGCGACACGCGCTCCAGGGTCGCGGCGTGCAGCTTGAGCAGCTCGCGGCCGCGCGCGATGCGCGCCTCGGTCACCCGGCGCGTCACATAATCGTCGAAGCGCTGAGTGAACTCGGGCTGGCGCCGATCGAGTTCGATGACCCGCTCCAGGGGCTCCAGGCCGAAAAATGCCTCCTCGAGCAGGGCCGGCGCGATGCCCGCGGCGAGGGCCTCGGCGCGCATGTCCTCCAGCCAGCGGGAAAAATCCTGCGCGGCCCGAACCGGCACGACGCTCCAGCTCACGCACAGCAAGGCCGCGGCGGCGACGAGCAACCCGCGAATTCCCCTGCATGGGCTATTTCGGGTAGGGTTGCGCGTCAAGGTTCCACCACCGGCTTGAGAATGCGCGCGCGCACCATGAGATAAATGAATTTATAGACCTCGAAATCGAGCATGGTCGC
This genomic window contains:
- a CDS encoding diguanylate cyclase, with the translated sequence MNVAQAQRVLVVDDSRVVLAAMKHILGESGFTVTLAESVEQALEFFSAEPFPVVFSDIVMPGIGGLGLLREIKELAPATQVIMMTGHGSLDSAVMALRLGANDYLKKPFEDPSEVTELTRRAFDKIRQVEGTDQQIQLLRRQIEDLEQAKREFQELSIRDGLTGLYNHRYFKASLALELSRAKRHARQFSIVFIDIDHFKKFNDSHGHPAGDKLLGEIARLIQERVRVTDLAARYGGEEFTLILPETGKDNALLLAEKIRAFIQDHPFAGRESQPQGCISASLGVAAFPVDATDAAALLQAADQALYAAKNGGRNRVVAAGAAG
- a CDS encoding sigma-54 interaction domain-containing protein; protein product: MASSSQNPSLSNLPVPAPDLVVRGANGPWRIERISQELAQLSRQTPEELAGRSLAAVFPDTVPDLCELAREVAERGEALDGVQVRFSVQGRATTLLAQVRAGGLTEDYRGRRVLFKFQRPEAPPAEGPADFHGLVGASPAMAEVRRKIGLYAASDAAVVITGETGTGKELVARALHRESARRAGPYVVMNCAAIAEELLESELFGHEKGAFTGAVRTHRGRFERAHGGSLFLDEIGDMPLHTQAKLLRVLEAGRIERVGAEQEQRVDVRVLCATNVPLERAVSEGRFRADLYHRVAVLRIHVPPLRSRVEDIPQLVRHFLDLFNRKYGRLIHRLTPEALQLLQAYLWPGNVRELRNVLERVYVETQAEVIGARAFRDWIEERQSFAPGGWNLDAGVERRHDQLPVLASFQPQRPSRSLPPGGARVFDAEILAPQGADSTRHSTRPADLDAEEIRQAYQAAAGNLAGAARLLGVHRATLYRYLRKLDLDRSRLDG
- a CDS encoding hybrid sensor histidine kinase/response regulator → MSHFAESTLRFFLEEAAEHLAVLESALLRLEKEPGDLAAIIEELFRAAHTLKGSAALVKLNDISRVAHRLEDALEAARDGKHRAVDLPEQIAAMLFALDRLRDLVRLAAEGREAPADLHRQVEARFQGIRGPDEPRAPAAETLEAVVPGVVKVGADKLEALMSLLGEATVAKTHLVDQLAAMRDLREEIQFSGKRLLREVGNFSERYAYALPEQARQADTLISEFQELEFDRYDELNLFSRKLQEITSDINEALGATRSFFAAFAEKVEEFDRLLGDMKERVSEARMVRIGILFQRFSRTVRELSRDSGKVLELRIAGEETLIDRVVFDGLYEPLLHILRNAVAHGLESPAERLAAGKPETGTLRLSARRLGGSVAVEVSDDGRGIQLERVRRRAEEKGFLAPGAAISERELMQMIFRHGFSTAEGADKTSGRGVGMNVVMDRLAALNGTIDIRTEAGRGTTLVLSLPQSLAIVNVIEFRVAGQLFVIPANLVSEILDLPSAEFQGGALVHRGAPVELIDLKQLFQLPGEAPRPRFAILTQSAGKAAALLVDAVLGQEDTLIRPFGAFVREIPHLSGTSLAGNGSLRLVLNPARLLSQPLAAPQAIAVAPAGPVCERAQVLVVDDSLSVRKYAGMMLAANGFAVLTASHGLEALEILDAQPVDFILTDLEMPVMHGYELLRELGRRGVLGTTPVAVLSSRAGRQHQDKALSLGACAYLVKPFDENALVGLIRERLAQKQPA
- a CDS encoding response regulator, which produces MPQNNRNILVVDDSPTVRRLSELILSQQGYVVHSAEDGAKGLALARETRPAAILVDFVMPNMNGQQFCRELRTDPRMRDIPVILISSHGEKVGQAFEKHFGVVHYFTKPFEPEDLVNKLAEVLREARGTADESPGADPAGPNRADGNRVALEDLGESFDRVLRRYLYSDFPVLMQRIFFDTLQQSGLVKKNSLILSGDLGEVPLPDLINFAYNSRLGGRLTIFSREAFAEVFVEEGCLVYANVSRRGHAAHFLTDLLAADGLIAAEDVEVKRIIAEAREHNVPVGQMLVSRGVIAAEVLMAYLRRQSLEAFAQILDVQEGNFFLEKESLPLNLRDISYRIPLLHVLMEGLRRLDEKQQAAVEFKDEELVLVRLITNDDALEPYEFSEPELKVFALIDGRKTLREVIAACSLDPREVKRICYALSKVNLLRVKNA
- a CDS encoding chemotaxis protein CheW, which encodes MNELHSTLLPIFLEEAGDNLKGILGYFQSFKTDRDGDRRELEQAWRCAHTLKGAAGLVRLPRIRELAETLENGLEALLDSQGRPPRARVESLFAALKEMAAQIKAVRAGAAGVPALSPEAAPGLAAREAPEIVAPAAPLSGEVGAPALPAATGEGEASSLQAAPENVCCRFRAGHQEYFLDMKDMAEIAGLPRLVPLPLAPSYILGLISLRGAALPVVDLASLSAPLGRTRPAGHLVVGQAGNERIGFFADDLPSLSPETAGVRVDLKQFVQRFAIKASG
- a CDS encoding response regulator transcription factor, with protein sequence MAKILLVEDSNTDLTFLQKTLQVLPHELITAKDGEDAEAKVAAQKVDLIVLDVIMPKKNGFQVCRTLKKDPRFQHIPIIITTSKTAESDKFWGERQGADEYLTKPLAPAELLATVKKYLK
- a CDS encoding methyl-accepting chemotaxis protein, producing MVLTLSAAGVAGVAYLGFSRANAVLDQMSGQFIPALALVDDTDYQLAAARRYEKELFLFSSISPRSDAIVAKQQSYFVDLENRYRLVGEKITEGRALYLALDQVGGELAGQVRDLESAYQATLAALKPLTDMLLAGKTFLESEATYAVYRDQVRTLERSVKAVRDNILGQVDSQKAQVAEFRVFLERTLLAAALAVIILGILFGLMLSRRITSSIDQLLRGIETLGTGEFQEVNISSRDEFARIAEVFNETMGRLKQYIQTDAQRQETERNLIRFLEIVSDASEGDLTGKAPVTADAFGSVADAYNLMVESLGALIEETRGKAGEVTGETRKLLAIFSQVKELAESQKIQAEQARAALLQTAEAARQIAGKALLAQNVAEQVDEATALGNSRVRQNMEGMQLIRVTVQMINKKMKSLSERLLEIGTISELISEVAVRTTILAMNASIEASRAGEQGRGFLVISDEIKKLADKSAEATKQIGGVIKAIQTEAGEVTAALEDETRTVEEQTRLAKDTGEAFSNIERQIGASRQVVVDISRISAEQTQMTGQVVDAMDLVVGLSARTRGMIDDSARITEMLQSLAEVLLGSVHRFKLPTSAAVPPLSLESLNLARADHEEIIELEDLVEDLPEAANLRA
- a CDS encoding lytic murein transglycosylase gives rise to the protein MLVAAAALLCVSWSVVPVRAAQDFSRWLEDMRAEALAAGIAPALLEEAFFGLEPLERVIELDRRQPEFTQRFDDYVTRRVTEARIARGRELLKLHAATLERVSRQYGVPPRVLVALWGIESNYGQNTGSFSVIQALATLAFEGRRGDYFRGELLQALRIVEAGHIPLTNMTGSWAGAMGQPQFMPSTFRGYAVDGDGDGRIDIWRSVPDVLASAANYLSRMGWRADQTWGRPVRLPKGFDARHAGLDTRKSLAQWQKLGVRRLDGSALPVRDLQASLLLPEGVGGPAYLIYDNFRVLLRWNRSNAFAVTVGTLADRLASP